The following coding sequences lie in one Methanopyrus sp. SNP6 genomic window:
- a CDS encoding arginase family protein, which translates to MLESRRRSEPRFPLSFSSDDVKSPDVAVVGLPRERVLPGYPTGQAEAPDAVRLAASTLDFYDPEVGDPLEILTLVDEGNLREFEPESEPEVFLVLGGDHSITPEIVQELTPRRLLWLDAHPDLRRSERHDGALRACLEIVDEVFLVGVRSWSREEYDVFREHEHLVSVDHEDITEVIDDVDYVSLDLDVLDPSVVPGVTTPEPGGFPYNLCADILRWAGRKRAHLDIVELCPTVEGHVSPVTTARLVSEYLKGVAER; encoded by the coding sequence TTGTTGGAATCAAGGAGGAGGAGTGAGCCCCGCTTCCCACTCTCGTTTTCATCCGACGACGTGAAATCCCCAGATGTAGCCGTGGTAGGACTTCCCAGGGAGCGCGTGCTCCCAGGGTACCCGACCGGGCAAGCCGAAGCTCCAGACGCCGTGAGGTTGGCAGCTTCCACCCTAGACTTTTACGACCCGGAGGTCGGTGACCCGCTGGAAATCCTGACCCTGGTAGACGAGGGGAACCTCAGGGAATTCGAGCCTGAAAGCGAACCCGAGGTATTCTTAGTGCTCGGCGGCGATCACTCCATCACGCCCGAAATCGTTCAGGAACTCACTCCACGGCGTTTGCTCTGGCTGGACGCTCACCCGGACCTCCGTAGATCCGAACGTCACGACGGGGCCCTACGGGCCTGTCTGGAGATCGTCGACGAAGTGTTCTTGGTAGGTGTCAGGAGTTGGTCCCGTGAAGAATACGACGTGTTCCGCGAGCATGAACACCTGGTCTCCGTCGATCACGAAGATATAACCGAGGTAATCGACGACGTGGATTATGTGTCGCTGGATCTCGACGTCCTGGACCCGTCCGTAGTCCCGGGGGTCACCACCCCGGAACCAGGAGGATTTCCGTACAACCTCTGCGCCGACATCTTGAGATGGGCCGGTCGGAAGCGTGCTCACCTGGATATAGTCGAGCTCTGTCCCACGGTCGAAGGTCACGTGTCGCCGGTGACGACCGCCCGCCTGGTGAGCGAGTACCTCAAGGGAGTGGCTGAAAGGTGA
- a CDS encoding translation initiation factor IF-5A, which yields MAVKKVEVRQLKKGKYIMIDDEPCKIVEYTTSSPGKHGSAKARIVAVGLFDGKKRTLTKPVDAKVDVPVIERKTAQVVSDMGDTVQLMDMETYETFEVQKPEDEELASQLEPGTMVEYMEAAGKRKIVGIKEEE from the coding sequence GTGGCCGTGAAGAAAGTCGAGGTTAGGCAGCTTAAGAAGGGCAAGTACATCATGATCGACGACGAGCCGTGTAAGATCGTGGAGTACACCACGTCCTCACCGGGCAAGCACGGTTCGGCGAAGGCTCGGATTGTAGCGGTGGGACTGTTTGACGGCAAGAAGCGCACGCTTACTAAACCAGTGGACGCGAAAGTGGACGTACCGGTGATCGAGCGGAAGACAGCCCAAGTAGTATCCGATATGGGCGATACGGTGCAGTTGATGGATATGGAAACCTATGAGACTTTCGAGGTTCAGAAGCCGGAGGACGAGGAACTCGCCTCACAACTCGAGCCTGGAACCATGGTAGAGTACATGGAGGCAGCGGGCAAGCGTAAAATTGTTGGAATCAAGGAGGAGGAGTGA
- a CDS encoding pyruvoyl-dependent arginine decarboxylase, whose product MLGVPKKYALVSGTGEADTSLAAFDAALIDAGIGDCNLVELSSILPPNAEEDDLPELPPGSIVPAVVAKAVGRGRVSSCICVGRLESGLGIVSERAAADSVETVRRLAKRDVEEMARLRGEKLVDVRTVTASTEPEDAEWAAAVAAVVFWG is encoded by the coding sequence TTGCTGGGGGTACCTAAGAAGTACGCCCTAGTGTCCGGAACTGGCGAGGCGGATACGTCCCTTGCGGCCTTCGACGCCGCGCTGATCGACGCGGGGATAGGTGATTGCAACCTCGTGGAACTGTCCAGCATACTCCCCCCGAACGCTGAGGAGGACGACCTCCCGGAGCTCCCACCCGGGTCCATAGTGCCGGCCGTAGTAGCGAAGGCCGTGGGACGCGGCCGGGTGTCGAGCTGCATCTGTGTAGGGAGACTGGAGTCCGGCCTCGGAATCGTTTCGGAACGGGCCGCCGCCGACAGCGTAGAAACCGTTCGGAGACTCGCTAAGAGGGACGTCGAGGAAATGGCTAGACTCCGCGGTGAGAAGCTCGTGGATGTGCGCACGGTCACGGCTTCTACCGAGCCCGAGGACGCGGAATGGGCGGCGGCGGTGGCGGCGGTGGTCTTCTGGGGGTGA
- a CDS encoding CooT family nickel-binding protein, whose amino-acid sequence MCEFTVKLGGEVIAEDVLYLEVMEDGVLLRDVMGEEKVVESARIKRIDMDEHVVELER is encoded by the coding sequence ATGTGTGAGTTCACCGTCAAGCTAGGTGGTGAGGTGATCGCGGAGGACGTCCTATATCTGGAGGTGATGGAGGATGGTGTCTTACTGCGTGACGTGATGGGTGAGGAGAAGGTGGTCGAAAGTGCCCGGATCAAGCGCATCGACATGGACGAGCACGTGGTGGAGCTCGAGCGCTGA
- the pyrF gene encoding orotidine-5'-phosphate decarboxylase translates to MLEPDTRLIVALDVSPDRAVEIAETLDGYVDGFKVGYEVVLAEGVAGIERVAGVLEESFLLVDLKTADIPEISRSIVERVSEAGADATIIHGFVGPDVVEECARVLPVFVVATMSHPGAREFYDRACQDIVKACDDIDGVIGYVAPATRPERVLEVRKITDKLIVSPGVGAQGAAPGDGVRAGADFEIIGRAITEAQDPIEAAKDLVRAMMTSRPAER, encoded by the coding sequence GTGCTCGAACCCGATACGCGCCTGATCGTTGCACTAGACGTATCACCGGATCGTGCGGTTGAGATAGCGGAAACCCTCGACGGGTACGTCGACGGGTTCAAAGTAGGGTACGAGGTGGTGCTGGCCGAGGGGGTAGCAGGTATAGAGCGGGTCGCCGGAGTTCTAGAGGAGTCGTTCTTGCTCGTGGATTTGAAAACGGCGGACATTCCGGAGATATCGAGGTCGATCGTCGAGCGCGTGAGCGAAGCCGGTGCTGACGCTACCATAATCCACGGATTCGTAGGTCCGGACGTCGTCGAGGAATGTGCGAGAGTACTACCGGTGTTCGTAGTAGCCACGATGAGTCACCCGGGGGCGCGGGAGTTCTACGATCGAGCCTGCCAGGACATCGTTAAAGCATGCGACGATATCGACGGTGTTATCGGGTACGTAGCCCCGGCGACGAGGCCCGAGAGAGTCCTGGAGGTCCGGAAGATCACCGATAAGCTCATCGTCAGCCCGGGTGTAGGGGCTCAGGGAGCGGCACCCGGTGACGGGGTGCGAGCGGGTGCGGATTTCGAGATAATCGGCAGGGCGATCACGGAAGCGCAGGATCCCATAGAAGCGGCGAAGGATCTAGTTCGGGCGATGATGACTTCCAGGCCGGCCGAGCGGTGA
- a CDS encoding deoxyhypusine synthase family protein — MKRETFRYRSDMDLDGFLREMERVGVLGAGRLGRAARVLEKMWSSDDVTVLLTVAGPAVVGGLSELFERLIREGLVDAVITSGANVVHDALDALGGIHVCLGERNVDGYGRVHDTHIPTEEFEEFERFMREVLSDLSGRVSCRELLWEMGKRLESGFLKAAADEGVPVYSPGILDSMVGLQVWIHSQDHDFHLDLVDDMHHLADLVFEAEELGAIILGGSVPKHFAMGAAMLRGGLDYAVQITMDRPETGSLSGAPLEEGKSWEKVREDADVVTIVGDYLVIFPLLASGVMQRLGIV; from the coding sequence GTGAAGCGTGAAACGTTCAGGTATCGAAGTGACATGGACCTCGATGGGTTCCTGCGAGAGATGGAACGAGTCGGCGTGTTAGGCGCCGGAAGGTTGGGCAGAGCGGCACGGGTTCTGGAGAAGATGTGGTCTTCGGACGATGTCACGGTCCTCCTCACCGTAGCCGGCCCCGCGGTGGTGGGTGGACTTAGCGAGCTCTTCGAGCGACTCATCCGTGAGGGCCTCGTCGACGCCGTGATCACGTCCGGTGCCAACGTAGTTCACGACGCACTGGACGCCCTAGGTGGTATCCACGTGTGCCTGGGAGAGCGCAACGTCGACGGGTATGGTCGGGTTCACGATACTCACATACCGACCGAAGAGTTCGAGGAGTTCGAGCGCTTCATGCGGGAAGTCCTCTCAGATCTCTCGGGGCGGGTATCCTGCCGAGAGCTGCTGTGGGAGATGGGAAAGAGGCTCGAAAGCGGCTTCCTCAAGGCTGCGGCCGACGAAGGGGTACCGGTATACTCGCCGGGAATACTGGACTCGATGGTCGGCCTGCAAGTGTGGATACACTCCCAGGATCACGACTTTCATCTGGACCTCGTGGACGATATGCACCACCTCGCGGACCTCGTTTTCGAAGCCGAAGAGTTGGGGGCCATCATCTTGGGCGGAAGTGTACCGAAGCACTTCGCGATGGGGGCCGCGATGCTTCGAGGTGGCCTTGACTACGCCGTTCAGATCACGATGGATAGACCCGAAACAGGGAGTCTCAGTGGTGCGCCCCTTGAGGAAGGTAAATCGTGGGAGAAGGTGCGAGAAGACGCCGATGTGGTCACCATCGTAGGTGACTACCTGGTAATCTTCCCACTACTCGCATCCGGTGTGATGCAGCGGCTGGGGATCGTATGA